The stretch of DNA TTCGCCTTCTTCCGGGCGCACAGTCACGCCTTCGAAATCGTGGTAGCCGATCTGGCCCTGGAAATTGCAGGCATAGAAATTGGTCGGCAGCAGTCCGCCCTTGTGGCTGCACACCGCCATCGTCGCGGTGGTGTGCACGTGGCAGATGGCGTTCGCCTTCGCCCCCAGGTGCTTGTGAAAATAGGCGTGCTGGGTGAAGCCGGCCTTGTTGACCATGTATTGCGAAGGACCGACGTTGTTGCCCTCTACGTCGATCTTGACGAGGTTCGAGGCGGTCACTTCGTCATAGAGCAGGCCGAACGGGTTGATCAGGAAGGTATCATCCTCGCCCGGCACCGCGACCGAAATGTGGTTGTAGATGCTCTCACCCCAGCCAAGGTGATCGAAGATGCGATAGCACGCCGCGAGATCCTGACGCGCCTGCCATTCGGCGTCGCTGCATTCAAAATCGCGGGCTTTGATCTGGGTGGCCACGGTCGCTCTCCTCGAAGGTTTTGTTTCAAGACCCGTATCGCACGCGGCTGGCAGTATAGGCAAGCAACGAGAGCCAACTCGGCTCTAGGCAAGCCCGGTCCGGCCCGCTAGGCGCAGCGCGAATGAGTGAGACGGCCAGACTTTCCCGGGGTAGCATTCGTGGCCATCTCGTAACCCAAACGGTTCCGATGATGATCGGCGTGGCCGCATCCTCATCCGTTGGCCTGATCGATGCCTATTTCATCGGTCGACTCGGCCCAAGTGAACTCGCCGCGGTCAGCTTCATCTTCCCAATCACTATCGCCATCCTGAGCCTTGGCGTTGGCGTCATGGTCGGGATCAACTCGGTTATCGCCCGCGCGCTGGGCGAAGGCGACCGCGACCGGGCCGAGCGGCGCGCCAACTTCGGCGCCATCTTCGCACTGGCAATCGGTCTTGTCTTCGGCGTGTCGCTGCACTTGCTACTCGAACCGCTGTTCCGGTTGATGCAGGCGCCAGCCAGCCTGCTGCCGCTGATCCGTGACTACATGGAACCCTTCGCACTCGGCATGCCGCTGCTTCTCCTGCAGATGGCGATGACCGGCATTCTGCGCGGCCAGGGAGAGGCGCGCTATACGAGCTACATTTCGCTGACTTATGCGATCGCCAACTGGATCCTCGACCCACTGTTGATCACCGGCGTCGGTGCCTATGAAGGATTTGGTGTCGCGGGCGCAGCCTATGCCACGCTGGCGGGTTGGGCGCTGGGCATCGCGGTGGCACTGGTCCTTGTTCGCCGTACCTTGCTGCAGATTCATCCGACCTTGGTGCTCAAGTGCCGGATGCGGGAATCGGCGGCGGCAATCATGCGAGTCGCCGGACCGGCAGCTTTCTCCAATGCGATCAACCCCATCGGCTTGTCAGTGCTGACCGCTTTGCTTGCCAGCCAGGGCGAAGCGGCGGTTGCAGGATTCGGCGCTGCAGGACGCCTGCAAAGCTTCGCCGTGGTTCCCCTGCTGGCCCTGTCGGGATCGATCGGGTCGATCGTCGGGCAGAACTGGGGCGCCAACCAGCCCGACCGTGCGCGCCTGGCCATGCTCGAGGCGGCGCTCTTCTGCATCGTCTACGGTCTTGCCGTCGCGGTCTTGCTCTTTGCCTTTGGCGACTGGTTCGCTGATTTTTTCACCGATGATTCGGCTGTCATCGAACAGTTCTCCTCCTACCTTGCGATTTCGGTCTGGGGTTACGCTGGATTTGGCGTGCTGATCGTCGCCAACGGGGCGCTGAATGCCGTCGACCAGGCACGCTATGCCTTGCTGCAAAGTTTCGCTCGCGTGTTTCTGGTCATGTTGCCGATGGGCTGGTTGTTGCGGCCATTCTGGGGTGCACAGGCCATTTACGCAGCTGAGCTTGCAGCCAACCTGATCGGCGGCGGATTGGCCGCATTTGTCGCCTGGCTCGTCCTTCAAGCACCGTCGCGAAAGGACGTCGTTCCACGAACCAATCGTTAACCATCTTACTGCATAGCCGCCTCAATACGTATCAAGGGCGAATGCTATGGATGACCTGCTGGCCGACTTTGTCGCCGAAACCCGTGAAATGCTGGAGGCCAGCGGCGGCGAAATCGTCGCCTGGGAGAATGACCCGTCCGACCGGTCGCGGCTCGATACGATTTTCCGGTTCGTCCACACGGTGAAGGGCAACTGCGGCTTCTTCGATTTTCCGCGACTCGAGAAACTGAGTCACGCGGCCGAGGACGCCCTGGCAGAATGCCGTGCGGGCCGCCGGGAAGCCGATAGGGCGCTGGTTTCCGCCGTTCTCGCCATCATCGACCGCATCCGCGACATGACCGACGCTATCGAAGCCGGCGAAGAATTCGCTGAAGGTGGCGACGAGGTCCTGATTGCCGCACTGCAGCCCAGCGAGGAAATCGAGCTTGGTGGCGCGACGGTAATCGAGGAAACTGGTGCAGCGACCCCTGCCATGGCCGCCAATGACGACCTGGAAGCCGAAAAGAACGCCGATGGCGCGCAGAAAGCTCCACGCGCCGGGGTCCAGCGATCGATTCGCCTCCCAGTCGACCTGCTCGACGAGGTCATGAAGGGCGTTTCGGACATGGTCCTGGCTCGCAACGACCTTGCCCGTCGCCTGCGCGAAGTCGGCGAGCAACCCACCATCGATGGGCCTTTCGAACGTCTTTCCGCGATCCTCGCCGACGTGCGCGATTCGATCACCCGCATGCGCATGCAACGCCTCGAACATCTGTTCAGTTCGCTGCCCCGCCTCGTCCGCGATCTGTCGAACGAGCTCGGCAAGCAGGTAATGGTCGATTTTGAAGGTGGCGAAGTCGAACTCGATCGCGAGATGATCGAAATGGTCCGCGATCCGCTGACCCACATCATCCGTAACGCCATCGATCACGGCATCGAAGGACCGGGCGAACGCCTGAAGAAGGGCAAGCGCGAAATCGGCCTGCTGCGATTCGCAGCGCGCCAGTCTGGCAACCAGATCAGTATCGTCATTTCCGACGATGGCCGCGGGATCGATTGTGACCGCCTAGCCGCGAAAGCGGTTGCGGCGGGTCTCTATTCGCAGGCCGAAGTCGAACAAATGTCCGAGCGGCGCAAGCAGCATCTCATCTTCGAACCGGGATTGTCGACCGCCGAAAAGGTCAGTTCCGTGTCGGGTCGCGGCGTCGGCATGGATGTGGTGCGCGCGAACATCGAACGCGTCGGCGGGTCGATCGATCTGGTCAGCAAGCCCGGCGAAGGGACCAGCTTCCACCTCAAGCTGCCACTGACCCTGAGCATCATTGCGGCACTTACCGTGGGTTCGGGCGGCCAACGCTACGCCATTCCGCGCAGCTATGTCGAAGAGATCGTATTCGGCTCCAGCTCGAACGTGGAGTTTGCCGAAGCCGGTGAACGCCGCCTCGTCACCTTCCGCGACAAGCGGGTCCCCTGCCTCTCGTTAGGCGACATCCTCGGCACGGAAAGCAATGAGGACGTCATTTGGGAGGAAAAAACGCTGGTCCTCGTACGGCTCGCGAGCGACGACGTCTTCGCCCTCGCCGTCGACCGGGTGTACGACCATGAGGACGTTGTGGTGAAACCCATCGCTCCTGCGGTCATGGACACGCGGCTCTACGCCGGCACCACCCTGCTCGATGATGGACGCCCGATGATGCTACTCGACATGCCGAGTATTGCCGTCTTGCGCTCGCTTGTCAGCGAAGCGCGGAGCAACTCTCAAGTGATCGACGAAGAAAGAACGGTTACGCGCCGCAAGGCCGCGCAGGTCATGTTGTTCCTTGGTCTCGACGGTCGCTGCCGGGCGGCCCGCCTCGAAATGGTGCGTCGCATCGACACGGTCTCGCGCGATGCAATCGACATAGACGGCAACCGCATCCAGGCGGTGATCGACGGGTCGATCTTCTCGCTCGTCGGCCTCGAGTACGGCGATCTGCCCGACGACAAGTGCCGCCTCCTGCGTCTTTCGGATGGTGAGAACGAGGTAGTCTACGCCGTATCCGAAGTGCTCGATGCGACCGAGATCACGAGCGAGATCGTTCCATTGCTCGACGATCCGTCGATCGAGGGGGTCACGCTGATCGAGGGACGGCCAATCCCGGTCATCGACGGCCACGCCCTGTTCGCCCGCCACTGCGCCGCCAAGCGCGACGAACATCCGCTGTCCTGCCGCATCCCCGCATCGAGCGATTGGGCGCGAACCATCCTCGAGCCGCTGATCGAAGCGGCCGGCTACCGGGTCATTTCGGACGAATCGGAAGAAGCTGACGTCGCCATCGTGCTGGCCGAACAGGAAGATCTGCCTGCCGGGACCGCGCGCAACACCATTCGCCTGTGCCAGGACCCGGAAGATGCGGCGGCAGGGCAAGACGCCATCTACCGCTATGATCGCGACGGGTTGCTCGCCGCACTCAAGCAAGTTCGCCAGGAGAGAACGGCATGACCGAACTGCTACTCATGTGCATGATCGCCGGACGTCGTGCCGCCCTGACGGCCGTCCGCGTCCAGTCGGTAATCGAGATCGACGAGATTACGCCGATACCGGGCACGCCCGATTTCATACTCGGGCTCACCGCACTGCGCAGCCAGGCACTGACGGTCATCGATTCGGCACGCGCGCTGGGTCTCGAAGGACGAGGCGACGTGCGCGATCAACGTGCGGCCGTGGTCGAAGTCGACGGCCATCCCTACGCGCTGCTCGTCGACGACGCCTATGACGTGGGCGAAGCGCTGGGTGACCCGGTCGCCGTGCCGGGCGGCTTCGGCCCCGGGTGGCAACGTGCCGCCCGCGGCATGGTCGAGACCGAGGCCGGTCCGACGCTGCTGGTCGATATCGAAGCTCTCGTTGCCGGTCCGGTCGCCAAGGCCGCTTAAGCGAATAGTTACCCAAGGCCGCTATGCCGGAGCAACAGCTTGTGAGGTCACATATATGAAAACCTGCCTTATCGTCGACGACTCGCGCGTCATCCGGAAAGTTTCGCGGCATATCCTCGAAACGCTCGGCTTTGCCGTGGAAGAGGCGGAGAACGGCCAGGAAGGGCTCAACAAGTGCCTTGAGTCGATGCCCGACGTGGTCCTGCTCGACTGGAACATGCCGGTCATGACCGGCATCGAATTCATCACGCACCTGCGCCAGCGCGACGGTGGCGACAAGCCGAAGGTCGTGTTCTGCACCACCGAAAACGACGTCGCACATATCCGCGAAGCGATCAGCGCCGGTGCAGACGAATATGTAATGAAGCCGTTCGATCACGAGACTCTGCAGATCAAGCTCCAGCTTGTTGGCATGGCCTGAGGAGGCCGGGCATGGGCGCGGTCCTACGCACTGAACGGGTCGACACCGTCGCCACCGGCAAGAAGGTGGTGCGCGTTCTCATTGTCGACGATTCTTTGACCGTTCGCACGGTCTTCACGCGCATGTTGCAGCGCGAGACCGACATCCGCATCGTCGCCACCGCTAATACTGCCGAACGTGGACTCGACGAACTCGCCGCGCATGAAGTCGATGTCGTCATGCTCGACCTCGAGATGCCTGGCATGGGCGGAATCGAGGCGCTGCCGATGATCCAGAAGGCCGCGCCAAAGGCGCAGGTCCTGGTCATTTCCTCGCTGACTGCAGACGGTGCCGAACATACGGTCCAGGCCTTGTCGCTGGGCGCAGCCGATACCATGCTCAAGCCGCGCCCGGGCGGCTTCAACGATGACTATCGTAGCACGCTGCTCGGCAAGATCCGCGCACTCGCCGGTATCGACACCTTGGCGCCTGCTGCGCCAAGCCGGATCGCCGCGACGCCGCGCCGCTCGCTCAAGCGCGCGCAGGTCGTCGCAATCGGGGCTTCGACGGGTGGAATCCATGCGCTGAACCTGTTCTTGCGCCAGGTTCCGAAGAGCTTCGATCTGCCCATCCTGATCACTCAGCACCTGCCGGACAGCTTCATACCGGTGTTCGCCAAGCAGATGGAAATGGCCGCCAATCGACCGGCAATCCTGGCTGACGAAGGGGTGGAGATCCGTCGTGGCCACATCATCATCGCGCCCGGCCACGGGCACATGGTGGTGCGCAAGTCCGGCGGTCGCCACGTGACCGGTCTCGCCTATCACCCGGTCAAGAGCGGATGCATGCCGTCGGTAGATCCGATGTTCGAGACTCTTGCCGAGGCCTATGATGGACAAGTCGCGGCTGTCCTGCTCTCGGGCATGGGTCGTGACGGCACGGACGGGGCGCAGGCAATCGCAGCAGCTGGCGGACCGATCTTCGCTCAGAGTGCCGATACCTGCGCAGTATGGGGCATGCCTCGTGCGGTAACCGAGATGGGCCTTGCTGTCGCCGTGCTTCCACCCGAAGAACTTGCCGAGAAAGTGCTCGCCAGCGCTGGGGCAGGCGCATGGGCGTGAATGACGCATCGCACAAGATCATCTCGGACCTGCTCGAGCAGCGGACCGGCCAGCAGTTGACAGAAAGCCGTCGGTGGCGTGTCTCGACCGCGTTGGCCGGCCTGTTTCGCGAATTCGGGATCGATAACGTCGAACAGTTGGCCTGCCTGCTGGAGCGTCCAGGCGAGCACCACCTAGCCACCAAGGTGGTCGAGGCTCTGCTCAACAACGAAACCTACTTCTTCCGCGACCATGTGTATTTCACCACGCTCGCGAACCAAGTCCTGCCCGACCTGGCGCGCAAGCGGCAGGGTACGAAGAAGCTCTCCATCTGGTCGGCAGGATGCTCGACTGGCCAGGAGGCGCTGAGCATCGCCATGTTGTTTTGCGAACAGCCGGGCCGCTGGCAGGACTGGCACATCGACATCGTCGGTACCGATGTCTCGGGCAAGGCGATATCGACCGCAAAATCAGGCTGCTACACCCAGTTCGAGATCCAGCGCGGAATCTCTGTCGCGCAGATGCTGAACTTTTTCACGGAAACTCCGCGCGGGTGGCAGGCAAGCGATCGAATTTGCTCGATGACCCGCTTCCAGCAGCAGAGCATCCTGGACTTCCCTCCTTTGCCGGGGCGCTTCGACCTCGTGCTGTGCCGCAATGTGCTGCTCTATTTCGACCCTGACACACGGCGAATGGCCTTCGACCGGCTGGCGGGTGCAACAGCACCCGACGGCTATCTGATGCTGGGCGCGGGCGAAACCGTGGTCGGCCAAACCGATCGCTTCGAGTCTTCCGAATGGGGGTCATCGATCTACCGGCCGGCATCGATCATTGCACGCGTGGGCGATCCTCCGAAAGTGGTGGCCGGACGCTGAGACAGGCGGGCCAACCTGCTACCAAAGAGGGTAAACCGGCAGTTTACATTTCCTTAGCCAAACAACGCTAGGCTCAAGGACGAAATAAGTTTCAAGGTCGCAAACGGGGGCATAGGTGGTAAGCAGGTTCGATCAGGTACAGGACGACGAGAAAGCCGTCGTACTCGGCCCGATCGTCGTGCTCGCGACGATCTTCCTCGCCAGCGCTGCGCTTTCGCTCGGAAGCAGGCTGAGCGGTGTTGGACGCCCGGCTTACATTCTGGCCACTGGCTCCATACTCTTTGCAGCTGCCGTCGCCGTGCTGGCGGTGCGCGGCCTTCGCCACCTTCGCGATGTCAACCTCATCAGCCGAAGCGACAGCCTGACGCAGCTGCCCAATCGCAGGGCCTTGCATCTCGATATCCAGCGGGAAGAGAAAAGGGGCGAAGAGGTTGCCCTCGCCTTGCTCGACCTGGACGGATTCAAATTGGTCAATGACCACTATGGGCATTTCGTCGGCGATGCGGCCATCCGCGAATGCGGCCGGATCTTCGAGGAAATCACCGATGGCGAGGCAGTAGTCTATCGCCTGGGCGGCGACGAATTCGCCTTGATGATGGCAGGGCCACTTGCCGCCACGCTGCTCGAAGGGATTTGTCGCCGCATCGTCGAACGGCTGGCCAAGCCGGTCAAGGTTGACGACCGTAGGCTGACACTGGGGGCAAGCATCGGCCTTGCCCGGTCTACACCGCCGGATTTCCAGCCATCTTCCGAACTGCTGCGCCGTGCCGACGTCGCGATGTATGCGTCGAAGCGCGGTGGCAAGATGCGCTGTACATGGTTTACCGCCGCATTCGACCAGAGCCGCGAG from Erythrobacter mangrovi encodes:
- a CDS encoding class II aldolase/adducin family protein — encoded protein: MATQIKARDFECSDAEWQARQDLAACYRIFDHLGWGESIYNHISVAVPGEDDTFLINPFGLLYDEVTASNLVKIDVEGNNVGPSQYMVNKAGFTQHAYFHKHLGAKANAICHVHTTATMAVCSHKGGLLPTNFYACNFQGQIGYHDFEGVTVRPEEGERLVENLGDHSILMLRNHGPVVMDRTIPGMFVKMWALQRACEIQVATLSQGEANIISKEVVDVHQRDLSVMASQGGAGIFDFEAWKRRVSKIDDSWKY
- a CDS encoding MATE family efflux transporter; the encoded protein is MSETARLSRGSIRGHLVTQTVPMMIGVAASSSVGLIDAYFIGRLGPSELAAVSFIFPITIAILSLGVGVMVGINSVIARALGEGDRDRAERRANFGAIFALAIGLVFGVSLHLLLEPLFRLMQAPASLLPLIRDYMEPFALGMPLLLLQMAMTGILRGQGEARYTSYISLTYAIANWILDPLLITGVGAYEGFGVAGAAYATLAGWALGIAVALVLVRRTLLQIHPTLVLKCRMRESAAAIMRVAGPAAFSNAINPIGLSVLTALLASQGEAAVAGFGAAGRLQSFAVVPLLALSGSIGSIVGQNWGANQPDRARLAMLEAALFCIVYGLAVAVLLFAFGDWFADFFTDDSAVIEQFSSYLAISVWGYAGFGVLIVANGALNAVDQARYALLQSFARVFLVMLPMGWLLRPFWGAQAIYAAELAANLIGGGLAAFVAWLVLQAPSRKDVVPRTNR
- a CDS encoding chemotaxis protein CheA, yielding MDDLLADFVAETREMLEASGGEIVAWENDPSDRSRLDTIFRFVHTVKGNCGFFDFPRLEKLSHAAEDALAECRAGRREADRALVSAVLAIIDRIRDMTDAIEAGEEFAEGGDEVLIAALQPSEEIELGGATVIEETGAATPAMAANDDLEAEKNADGAQKAPRAGVQRSIRLPVDLLDEVMKGVSDMVLARNDLARRLREVGEQPTIDGPFERLSAILADVRDSITRMRMQRLEHLFSSLPRLVRDLSNELGKQVMVDFEGGEVELDREMIEMVRDPLTHIIRNAIDHGIEGPGERLKKGKREIGLLRFAARQSGNQISIVISDDGRGIDCDRLAAKAVAAGLYSQAEVEQMSERRKQHLIFEPGLSTAEKVSSVSGRGVGMDVVRANIERVGGSIDLVSKPGEGTSFHLKLPLTLSIIAALTVGSGGQRYAIPRSYVEEIVFGSSSNVEFAEAGERRLVTFRDKRVPCLSLGDILGTESNEDVIWEEKTLVLVRLASDDVFALAVDRVYDHEDVVVKPIAPAVMDTRLYAGTTLLDDGRPMMLLDMPSIAVLRSLVSEARSNSQVIDEERTVTRRKAAQVMLFLGLDGRCRAARLEMVRRIDTVSRDAIDIDGNRIQAVIDGSIFSLVGLEYGDLPDDKCRLLRLSDGENEVVYAVSEVLDATEITSEIVPLLDDPSIEGVTLIEGRPIPVIDGHALFARHCAAKRDEHPLSCRIPASSDWARTILEPLIEAAGYRVISDESEEADVAIVLAEQEDLPAGTARNTIRLCQDPEDAAAGQDAIYRYDRDGLLAALKQVRQERTA
- a CDS encoding chemotaxis protein CheW, which encodes MTELLLMCMIAGRRAALTAVRVQSVIEIDEITPIPGTPDFILGLTALRSQALTVIDSARALGLEGRGDVRDQRAAVVEVDGHPYALLVDDAYDVGEALGDPVAVPGGFGPGWQRAARGMVETEAGPTLLVDIEALVAGPVAKAA
- a CDS encoding response regulator, with protein sequence MKTCLIVDDSRVIRKVSRHILETLGFAVEEAENGQEGLNKCLESMPDVVLLDWNMPVMTGIEFITHLRQRDGGDKPKVVFCTTENDVAHIREAISAGADEYVMKPFDHETLQIKLQLVGMA
- the cheB gene encoding chemotaxis-specific protein-glutamate methyltransferase CheB translates to MGAVLRTERVDTVATGKKVVRVLIVDDSLTVRTVFTRMLQRETDIRIVATANTAERGLDELAAHEVDVVMLDLEMPGMGGIEALPMIQKAAPKAQVLVISSLTADGAEHTVQALSLGAADTMLKPRPGGFNDDYRSTLLGKIRALAGIDTLAPAAPSRIAATPRRSLKRAQVVAIGASTGGIHALNLFLRQVPKSFDLPILITQHLPDSFIPVFAKQMEMAANRPAILADEGVEIRRGHIIIAPGHGHMVVRKSGGRHVTGLAYHPVKSGCMPSVDPMFETLAEAYDGQVAAVLLSGMGRDGTDGAQAIAAAGGPIFAQSADTCAVWGMPRAVTEMGLAVAVLPPEELAEKVLASAGAGAWA
- a CDS encoding CheR family methyltransferase, coding for MGVNDASHKIISDLLEQRTGQQLTESRRWRVSTALAGLFREFGIDNVEQLACLLERPGEHHLATKVVEALLNNETYFFRDHVYFTTLANQVLPDLARKRQGTKKLSIWSAGCSTGQEALSIAMLFCEQPGRWQDWHIDIVGTDVSGKAISTAKSGCYTQFEIQRGISVAQMLNFFTETPRGWQASDRICSMTRFQQQSILDFPPLPGRFDLVLCRNVLLYFDPDTRRMAFDRLAGATAPDGYLMLGAGETVVGQTDRFESSEWGSSIYRPASIIARVGDPPKVVAGR